A single genomic interval of Fusarium verticillioides 7600 chromosome 8, whole genome shotgun sequence harbors:
- a CDS encoding glutaredoxin 3: MNFFRSFFTRATSPGTMTQASTKVQQLIDNNSVVVFSKSYCPYCKQTKKTLDELNAEYELLELDEVSDGSALQDALEQISGQRTVPNVYIKQQHIGGNSDVQSLKSGGKLASLLREAGALKASKL; the protein is encoded by the exons ATGAATTTCTTTAGATCATTCTTCACTCGCGCAACAAGCCCAGGCACAATGACTCAAGCATCCACCAAGGTTcagcagctcatcgacaacaacTCTGTTG ttgtcttctccaagtcttACTGCCCTTACTGcaagcagaccaagaagactctGGATGAGCTTAACGCCGAGTAcgagctcctcgagcttgacgaagTTT CCGACGGCTCTGCCCTCCAGGATGCTCTTGAGCAAATCTCTGGCCAGCGCACTGTTCCCAATGTCTACATCAAGCAGCAGCACATTGGCGGCAACTCTGACGTTCAGAGCCTAAAGTCTGGTGGAAAGCTTGCTTCCCTGCTCAGGGAGGCCGGTGCCCTGAAGGC TTCTAAGCTCTAG
- a CDS encoding glutaredoxin 3 — MNFFRSFFTRATSPGTMTQASTKVQQLIDNNSVVVFSKSYCPYCKQTKKTLDELNAEYELLELDEVSDGSALQDALEQISGQRTVPNVYIKQQHIGGNSDVQSLKSGGKLASLLREAGALKA; from the exons ATGAATTTCTTTAGATCATTCTTCACTCGCGCAACAAGCCCAGGCACAATGACTCAAGCATCCACCAAGGTTcagcagctcatcgacaacaacTCTGTTG ttgtcttctccaagtcttACTGCCCTTACTGcaagcagaccaagaagactctGGATGAGCTTAACGCCGAGTAcgagctcctcgagcttgacgaagTTT CCGACGGCTCTGCCCTCCAGGATGCTCTTGAGCAAATCTCTGGCCAGCGCACTGTTCCCAATGTCTACATCAAGCAGCAGCACATTGGCGGCAACTCTGACGTTCAGAGCCTAAAGTCTGGTGGAAAGCTTGCTTCCCTGCTCAGGGAGGCCGGTGCCCTGAAGGCGTAA
- a CDS encoding F-box and leucine-rich repeat protein GRR1 (At least one base has a quality score < 10), producing MAAAAAGPASRQSPATADEQEDSRSSSSSTSPAPADNEESDFFLGANDSQSSIGVPNFQDMQVEDACQPPVHRLPNEILISVFAKLSSTSDLFHCMLVCKRWARNTVDQLWHRPACTSWKNHGSICQTLQLDNPSFRYRDFIKRLNLAALADKISDGSVMPLAVCSRVERLTLTNCRNLTDSGLIALVENSTSLLALDISNDKNITEQSINTIAKNCSRLQGLNISGCENVSNESMINLATSCRYIKRLKLNECSQLQDDAIHAFAENCPNILEIDLHQCNRIGNGPITSLMVKGNCLRELRLASCELIDDDAFLSLPSGRLFEHLRILDLTSCVRLTDAAVQKIIDVAPRLRNLVLAKCRNITDVAVHAISKLGKNLHYVHLGHCGNITDEGVKRLVQNCNRIRYIDLGCCVNLTDESVKRLALLPKLKRIGLVKCSSITDDSVFHLAEAAFRPRVRRDASGMLVGNEYYASSLERVHLSYCVNLTLKSIMKLLNSCPRLTHLSLTGVAAFQRDDFQPYCRQAPPEFTQHQRDVFCVFSGAMVSKFRDFLNTSPQFEDLWDMHSWNRTAVYPGQRQRASVMQPTANAGDGADDEMVDDDNDFEGLDGSEMVVDAQAQNPANGNGTINPNSLMNHGFQQAIPIPPPPPSIPTELTTY from the exons ATggccgctgccgccgctggCCCTGCCTCTCGGCAGAGTCCTGCAACCGCCGACGAGCAGGAAGATTCTCgatcgtcatcctcgtcaacttccCCCGCGCCCGCCGATAACGAAGAGTCcgatttctttcttggagCCAACGACTCCCAGTCAAGCATCGGAGTCCCCAACTTTCAAGATATGCAGGTGGAAGATGCTTGCCAACCGCCCGTCCATCGGTTGCCCAAcgagatcctcatcagcgTGTTTGCCAAATTGAGTTCCACCTCCGATCTGTTCCACTGCATGCTGGTTTGCAAACGCTGGGCTAGAAACACAGTCGATCAACTCTGGCATCGACCAGCGTGCACGAGTTGGAAGAACCACGGCAGCATTTGCCAAACGTTGCAGCTCGACAACCCGTCTTTCAGATATCGCGACTTTATCAAGAGACTAAACCTCGCCGCCCTTGCTGACAAAATCAGCGATGGCAGTGTTATGCCCCTCGCAGTCTGCAGTCGGGTGGAACGTCTGACACTTACGAACTGTCGCAACCTCACCGATTCCGGACTTATCGCCCTTGTGGAGAATAGCACCTCGCTGCTGGCACTCGACATCTCCAACGACAAGAACATTACCGAGCAGtctatcaacaccatcgccaagaacTGCAGTCGCCTTCAAGGACTCAACATTTCTGGCTGCGAGAATGTCTCCAACGAGAGCATGATCAACTTGGCAACAAGCTGTCGCTATATTAAGAGA CTGAAGTTGAATGAATGTAGCCAGCTCCAAGACGACGCTATCCATGCCTTCGCCGAAAACTGTCCCAACATCCTCGAGATCGACCTCCACCAGTGCAATCGCATTGGTAACGGCCCTATAACTTCTCTTATGGTCAAGGGCAACTGTCTCCGAGAGCTACGACTTGCAAGCTGCGAACTAATCGACGACGATGCTTTTCTGTCTCTACCCTCTGGACGACTATTTGAACATCTCCGCATTCTCGACCTCACATCCTGCGTGCGTTTGACAGACGCTGCTGTCCAGAAGATTATTGATGTCGCACCTCGCCTTCGCAACCTTGTTCTTGCCAAGTGCCGAAACATCACTGATGTAGCCGTTCATGCTATCTCGAAGCTTGGTAAGAACCTGCATTACGTGCATCTGGGTCACTGTGGCAATATCACCGACGAAGGTGTCAAGAGATTAGTACAGAACTGCAACCGCATTCGATACATCGATCTGGGCTGCTGTGTCAACTTGACAGATGAGAGTGTGAAGCGCCTTGCTCTGTTGCCCAAGCTGAAGCGTATTGGGCTTGTGAAATGTAGCTCCATCACCGATGACTCAGTCTTTCATCTTGCTGAAGCCGCATTCCGCCCCAGAGTACGACGAGATGCCAGTGGCATGCTCGTTGGCAACGAGTACTACGCCTCGAGTCTCGAGCGTGTTCATCTGAGCTACTGTGTCAACCTTACCCTCAAG AGTATCATGAAGTTGCTCAACTCATGCCCTCGATTGACCCACTTGAGTTTGACTGGAGTTGCTGCTTTCCAGCGTGACGACTTCCAGCCATACTGTAGACAAGCACCCCCGG AATTCACCCAACACCAGCGAGATGTGTTTTGCGTCTTTTCCGGCGCCATGGTATCCAAATTCCGTGATTTCCTCAACACTTCACCACAATTCGAGGACCTTTGGGATATGCACAGCTGGAACCGAACAGCAGTCTACCCCGGACAACGGCAACGTGCTTCCGTAATGCAGCCAACAGCCAATGCCGGAGATGGagccgacgatgagatggttgatgatgacaatgaTTTCGAGGGTCTGGACGGCAGCGAGATGGTCGTGGATGCACAGGCACAGAATCCGGCCAACGGCAACGGAACGATAAATCCCAACTCTCTTATGAATCACGGATTTCAACAAGCTATTCCCATACCGCCTCCACCTCCTAGCATCCCAACAG AATTAACAACCTACTAG
- a CDS encoding F-box and leucine-rich repeat protein GRR1 (At least one base has a quality score < 10): MAAAAAGPASRQSPATADEQEDSRSSSSSTSPAPADNEESDFFLGANDSQSSIGVPNFQDMQVEDACQPPVHRLPNEILISVFAKLSSTSDLFHCMLVCKRWARNTVDQLWHRPACTSWKNHGSICQTLQLDNPSFRYRDFIKRLNLAALADKISDGSVMPLAVCSRVERLTLTNCRNLTDSGLIALVENSTSLLALDISNDKNITEQSINTIAKNCSRLQGLNISGCENVSNESMINLATSCRYIKRLKLNECSQLQDDAIHAFAENCPNILEIDLHQCNRIGNGPITSLMVKGNCLRELRLASCELIDDDAFLSLPSGRLFEHLRILDLTSCVRLTDAAVQKIIDVAPRLRNLVLAKCRNITDVAVHAISKLGKNLHYVHLGHCGNITDEGVKRLVQNCNRIRYIDLGCCVNLTDESVKRLALLPKLKRIGLVKCSSITDDSVFHLAEAAFRPRVRRDASGMLVGNEYYASSLERVHLSYCVNLTLKSIMKLLNSCPRLTHLSLTGVAAFQRDDFQPYCRQAPPEFTQHQRDVFCVFSGAMVSKFRDFLNTSPQFEDLWDMHSWNRTAVYPGQRQRASVMQPTANAGDGADDEMVDDDNDFEGLDGSEMVVDAQAQNPANGNGTINPNSLMNHGFQQAIPIPPPPPSIPTGLLEPYFNQSRINNLLEGGSPQHTTSQASAAPLGHGHPGNGESSTGASTATIHRPQENGDQSDAMN, from the exons ATggccgctgccgccgctggCCCTGCCTCTCGGCAGAGTCCTGCAACCGCCGACGAGCAGGAAGATTCTCgatcgtcatcctcgtcaacttccCCCGCGCCCGCCGATAACGAAGAGTCcgatttctttcttggagCCAACGACTCCCAGTCAAGCATCGGAGTCCCCAACTTTCAAGATATGCAGGTGGAAGATGCTTGCCAACCGCCCGTCCATCGGTTGCCCAAcgagatcctcatcagcgTGTTTGCCAAATTGAGTTCCACCTCCGATCTGTTCCACTGCATGCTGGTTTGCAAACGCTGGGCTAGAAACACAGTCGATCAACTCTGGCATCGACCAGCGTGCACGAGTTGGAAGAACCACGGCAGCATTTGCCAAACGTTGCAGCTCGACAACCCGTCTTTCAGATATCGCGACTTTATCAAGAGACTAAACCTCGCCGCCCTTGCTGACAAAATCAGCGATGGCAGTGTTATGCCCCTCGCAGTCTGCAGTCGGGTGGAACGTCTGACACTTACGAACTGTCGCAACCTCACCGATTCCGGACTTATCGCCCTTGTGGAGAATAGCACCTCGCTGCTGGCACTCGACATCTCCAACGACAAGAACATTACCGAGCAGtctatcaacaccatcgccaagaacTGCAGTCGCCTTCAAGGACTCAACATTTCTGGCTGCGAGAATGTCTCCAACGAGAGCATGATCAACTTGGCAACAAGCTGTCGCTATATTAAGAGA CTGAAGTTGAATGAATGTAGCCAGCTCCAAGACGACGCTATCCATGCCTTCGCCGAAAACTGTCCCAACATCCTCGAGATCGACCTCCACCAGTGCAATCGCATTGGTAACGGCCCTATAACTTCTCTTATGGTCAAGGGCAACTGTCTCCGAGAGCTACGACTTGCAAGCTGCGAACTAATCGACGACGATGCTTTTCTGTCTCTACCCTCTGGACGACTATTTGAACATCTCCGCATTCTCGACCTCACATCCTGCGTGCGTTTGACAGACGCTGCTGTCCAGAAGATTATTGATGTCGCACCTCGCCTTCGCAACCTTGTTCTTGCCAAGTGCCGAAACATCACTGATGTAGCCGTTCATGCTATCTCGAAGCTTGGTAAGAACCTGCATTACGTGCATCTGGGTCACTGTGGCAATATCACCGACGAAGGTGTCAAGAGATTAGTACAGAACTGCAACCGCATTCGATACATCGATCTGGGCTGCTGTGTCAACTTGACAGATGAGAGTGTGAAGCGCCTTGCTCTGTTGCCCAAGCTGAAGCGTATTGGGCTTGTGAAATGTAGCTCCATCACCGATGACTCAGTCTTTCATCTTGCTGAAGCCGCATTCCGCCCCAGAGTACGACGAGATGCCAGTGGCATGCTCGTTGGCAACGAGTACTACGCCTCGAGTCTCGAGCGTGTTCATCTGAGCTACTGTGTCAACCTTACCCTCAAG AGTATCATGAAGTTGCTCAACTCATGCCCTCGATTGACCCACTTGAGTTTGACTGGAGTTGCTGCTTTCCAGCGTGACGACTTCCAGCCATACTGTAGACAAGCACCCCCGG AATTCACCCAACACCAGCGAGATGTGTTTTGCGTCTTTTCCGGCGCCATGGTATCCAAATTCCGTGATTTCCTCAACACTTCACCACAATTCGAGGACCTTTGGGATATGCACAGCTGGAACCGAACAGCAGTCTACCCCGGACAACGGCAACGTGCTTCCGTAATGCAGCCAACAGCCAATGCCGGAGATGGagccgacgatgagatggttgatgatgacaatgaTTTCGAGGGTCTGGACGGCAGCGAGATGGTCGTGGATGCACAGGCACAGAATCCGGCCAACGGCAACGGAACGATAAATCCCAACTCTCTTATGAATCACGGATTTCAACAAGCTATTCCCATACCGCCTCCACCTCCTAGCATCCCAACAG GATTGCTTGAGCCATATTTTAATCAGAGCAGAATTAACAACCTACTAGAAGGCGGATCGCCACAGCATACCACTAGCCAAGCCAGCGCAGCACCTCTTGGACACGGGCATCCAGGGAACGGGGAATCCTCGACCGGCGCAAGCACTGCGACTATCCACCGACCCCAAGAGAACGGTGACCAATCTGACGCCATGAATTGA
- a CDS encoding F-box and leucine-rich repeat protein GRR1 (At least one base has a quality score < 10) — translation MAAAAAGPASRQSPATADEQEDSRSSSSSTSPAPADNEESDFFLGANDSQSSIGVPNFQDMQVEDACQPPVHRLPNEILISVFAKLSSTSDLFHCMLVCKRWARNTVDQLWHRPACTSWKNHGSICQTLQLDNPSFRYRDFIKRLNLAALADKISDGSVMPLAVCSRVERLTLTNCRNLTDSGLIALVENSTSLLALDISNDKNITEQSINTIAKNCSRLQGLNISGCENVSNESMINLATSCRYIKRLKLNECSQLQDDAIHAFAENCPNILEIDLHQCNRIGNGPITSLMVKGNCLRELRLASCELIDDDAFLSLPSGRLFEHLRILDLTSCVRLTDAAVQKIIDVAPRLRNLVLAKCRNITDVAVHAISKLGKNLHYVHLGHCGNITDEGVKRLVQNCNRIRYIDLGCCVNLTDESVKRLALLPKLKRIGLVKCSSITDDSVFHLAEAAFRPRVRRDASGMLVGNEYYASSLERVHLSYCVNLTLKSIMKLLNSCPRLTHLSLTGVAAFQRDDFQPYCRQAPPEFTQHQRDVFCVFSGAMVSKFRDFLNTSPQFEDLWDMHSWNRTAVYPGQRQRASVMQPTANAGDGADDEMVDDDNDFEGLDGSEMVVDAQAQNPANGNGTINPNSLMNHGFQQAIPIPPPPPSIPTGGSPQHTTSQASAAPLGHGHPGNGESSTGASTATIHRPQENGDQSDAMN, via the exons ATggccgctgccgccgctggCCCTGCCTCTCGGCAGAGTCCTGCAACCGCCGACGAGCAGGAAGATTCTCgatcgtcatcctcgtcaacttccCCCGCGCCCGCCGATAACGAAGAGTCcgatttctttcttggagCCAACGACTCCCAGTCAAGCATCGGAGTCCCCAACTTTCAAGATATGCAGGTGGAAGATGCTTGCCAACCGCCCGTCCATCGGTTGCCCAAcgagatcctcatcagcgTGTTTGCCAAATTGAGTTCCACCTCCGATCTGTTCCACTGCATGCTGGTTTGCAAACGCTGGGCTAGAAACACAGTCGATCAACTCTGGCATCGACCAGCGTGCACGAGTTGGAAGAACCACGGCAGCATTTGCCAAACGTTGCAGCTCGACAACCCGTCTTTCAGATATCGCGACTTTATCAAGAGACTAAACCTCGCCGCCCTTGCTGACAAAATCAGCGATGGCAGTGTTATGCCCCTCGCAGTCTGCAGTCGGGTGGAACGTCTGACACTTACGAACTGTCGCAACCTCACCGATTCCGGACTTATCGCCCTTGTGGAGAATAGCACCTCGCTGCTGGCACTCGACATCTCCAACGACAAGAACATTACCGAGCAGtctatcaacaccatcgccaagaacTGCAGTCGCCTTCAAGGACTCAACATTTCTGGCTGCGAGAATGTCTCCAACGAGAGCATGATCAACTTGGCAACAAGCTGTCGCTATATTAAGAGA CTGAAGTTGAATGAATGTAGCCAGCTCCAAGACGACGCTATCCATGCCTTCGCCGAAAACTGTCCCAACATCCTCGAGATCGACCTCCACCAGTGCAATCGCATTGGTAACGGCCCTATAACTTCTCTTATGGTCAAGGGCAACTGTCTCCGAGAGCTACGACTTGCAAGCTGCGAACTAATCGACGACGATGCTTTTCTGTCTCTACCCTCTGGACGACTATTTGAACATCTCCGCATTCTCGACCTCACATCCTGCGTGCGTTTGACAGACGCTGCTGTCCAGAAGATTATTGATGTCGCACCTCGCCTTCGCAACCTTGTTCTTGCCAAGTGCCGAAACATCACTGATGTAGCCGTTCATGCTATCTCGAAGCTTGGTAAGAACCTGCATTACGTGCATCTGGGTCACTGTGGCAATATCACCGACGAAGGTGTCAAGAGATTAGTACAGAACTGCAACCGCATTCGATACATCGATCTGGGCTGCTGTGTCAACTTGACAGATGAGAGTGTGAAGCGCCTTGCTCTGTTGCCCAAGCTGAAGCGTATTGGGCTTGTGAAATGTAGCTCCATCACCGATGACTCAGTCTTTCATCTTGCTGAAGCCGCATTCCGCCCCAGAGTACGACGAGATGCCAGTGGCATGCTCGTTGGCAACGAGTACTACGCCTCGAGTCTCGAGCGTGTTCATCTGAGCTACTGTGTCAACCTTACCCTCAAG AGTATCATGAAGTTGCTCAACTCATGCCCTCGATTGACCCACTTGAGTTTGACTGGAGTTGCTGCTTTCCAGCGTGACGACTTCCAGCCATACTGTAGACAAGCACCCCCGG AATTCACCCAACACCAGCGAGATGTGTTTTGCGTCTTTTCCGGCGCCATGGTATCCAAATTCCGTGATTTCCTCAACACTTCACCACAATTCGAGGACCTTTGGGATATGCACAGCTGGAACCGAACAGCAGTCTACCCCGGACAACGGCAACGTGCTTCCGTAATGCAGCCAACAGCCAATGCCGGAGATGGagccgacgatgagatggttgatgatgacaatgaTTTCGAGGGTCTGGACGGCAGCGAGATGGTCGTGGATGCACAGGCACAGAATCCGGCCAACGGCAACGGAACGATAAATCCCAACTCTCTTATGAATCACGGATTTCAACAAGCTATTCCCATACCGCCTCCACCTCCTAGCATCCCAACAG GCGGATCGCCACAGCATACCACTAGCCAAGCCAGCGCAGCACCTCTTGGACACGGGCATCCAGGGAACGGGGAATCCTCGACCGGCGCAAGCACTGCGACTATCCACCGACCCCAAGAGAACGGTGACCAATCTGACGCCATGAATTGA
- a CDS encoding F-box and leucine-rich repeat protein GRR1 (At least one base has a quality score < 10), protein MAAAAAGPASRQSPATADEQEDSRSSSSSTSPAPADNEESDFFLGANDSQSSIGVPNFQDMQVEDACQPPVHRLPNEILISVFAKLSSTSDLFHCMLVCKRWARNTVDQLWHRPACTSWKNHGSICQTLQLDNPSFRYRDFIKRLNLAALADKISDGSVMPLAVCSRVERLTLTNCRNLTDSGLIALVENSTSLLALDISNDKNITEQSINTIAKNCSRLQGLNISGCENVSNESMINLATSCRYIKRLKLNECSQLQDDAIHAFAENCPNILEIDLHQCNRIGNGPITSLMVKGNCLRELRLASCELIDDDAFLSLPSGRLFEHLRILDLTSCVRLTDAAVQKIIDVAPRLRNLVLAKCRNITDVAVHAISKLGKNLHYVHLGHCGNITDEGVKRLVQNCNRIRYIDLGCCVNLTDESVKRLALLPKLKRIGLVKCSSITDDSVFHLAEAAFRPRVRRDASGMLVGNEYYASSLERVHLSYCVNLTLKSIMKLLNSCPRLTHLSLTGVAAFQRDDFQPYCRQAPPEFTQHQRDVFCVFSGAMVSKFRDFLNTSPQFEDLWDMHSWNRTAVYPGQRQRASVMQPTANAGDGADDEMVDDDNDFEGLDGSEMVVDAQAQNPANGNGTINPNSLMNHGFQQAIPIPPPPPSIPTEGGSPQHTTSQASAAPLGHGHPGNGESSTGASTATIHRPQENGDQSDAMN, encoded by the exons ATggccgctgccgccgctggCCCTGCCTCTCGGCAGAGTCCTGCAACCGCCGACGAGCAGGAAGATTCTCgatcgtcatcctcgtcaacttccCCCGCGCCCGCCGATAACGAAGAGTCcgatttctttcttggagCCAACGACTCCCAGTCAAGCATCGGAGTCCCCAACTTTCAAGATATGCAGGTGGAAGATGCTTGCCAACCGCCCGTCCATCGGTTGCCCAAcgagatcctcatcagcgTGTTTGCCAAATTGAGTTCCACCTCCGATCTGTTCCACTGCATGCTGGTTTGCAAACGCTGGGCTAGAAACACAGTCGATCAACTCTGGCATCGACCAGCGTGCACGAGTTGGAAGAACCACGGCAGCATTTGCCAAACGTTGCAGCTCGACAACCCGTCTTTCAGATATCGCGACTTTATCAAGAGACTAAACCTCGCCGCCCTTGCTGACAAAATCAGCGATGGCAGTGTTATGCCCCTCGCAGTCTGCAGTCGGGTGGAACGTCTGACACTTACGAACTGTCGCAACCTCACCGATTCCGGACTTATCGCCCTTGTGGAGAATAGCACCTCGCTGCTGGCACTCGACATCTCCAACGACAAGAACATTACCGAGCAGtctatcaacaccatcgccaagaacTGCAGTCGCCTTCAAGGACTCAACATTTCTGGCTGCGAGAATGTCTCCAACGAGAGCATGATCAACTTGGCAACAAGCTGTCGCTATATTAAGAGA CTGAAGTTGAATGAATGTAGCCAGCTCCAAGACGACGCTATCCATGCCTTCGCCGAAAACTGTCCCAACATCCTCGAGATCGACCTCCACCAGTGCAATCGCATTGGTAACGGCCCTATAACTTCTCTTATGGTCAAGGGCAACTGTCTCCGAGAGCTACGACTTGCAAGCTGCGAACTAATCGACGACGATGCTTTTCTGTCTCTACCCTCTGGACGACTATTTGAACATCTCCGCATTCTCGACCTCACATCCTGCGTGCGTTTGACAGACGCTGCTGTCCAGAAGATTATTGATGTCGCACCTCGCCTTCGCAACCTTGTTCTTGCCAAGTGCCGAAACATCACTGATGTAGCCGTTCATGCTATCTCGAAGCTTGGTAAGAACCTGCATTACGTGCATCTGGGTCACTGTGGCAATATCACCGACGAAGGTGTCAAGAGATTAGTACAGAACTGCAACCGCATTCGATACATCGATCTGGGCTGCTGTGTCAACTTGACAGATGAGAGTGTGAAGCGCCTTGCTCTGTTGCCCAAGCTGAAGCGTATTGGGCTTGTGAAATGTAGCTCCATCACCGATGACTCAGTCTTTCATCTTGCTGAAGCCGCATTCCGCCCCAGAGTACGACGAGATGCCAGTGGCATGCTCGTTGGCAACGAGTACTACGCCTCGAGTCTCGAGCGTGTTCATCTGAGCTACTGTGTCAACCTTACCCTCAAG AGTATCATGAAGTTGCTCAACTCATGCCCTCGATTGACCCACTTGAGTTTGACTGGAGTTGCTGCTTTCCAGCGTGACGACTTCCAGCCATACTGTAGACAAGCACCCCCGG AATTCACCCAACACCAGCGAGATGTGTTTTGCGTCTTTTCCGGCGCCATGGTATCCAAATTCCGTGATTTCCTCAACACTTCACCACAATTCGAGGACCTTTGGGATATGCACAGCTGGAACCGAACAGCAGTCTACCCCGGACAACGGCAACGTGCTTCCGTAATGCAGCCAACAGCCAATGCCGGAGATGGagccgacgatgagatggttgatgatgacaatgaTTTCGAGGGTCTGGACGGCAGCGAGATGGTCGTGGATGCACAGGCACAGAATCCGGCCAACGGCAACGGAACGATAAATCCCAACTCTCTTATGAATCACGGATTTCAACAAGCTATTCCCATACCGCCTCCACCTCCTAGCATCCCAACAG AAGGCGGATCGCCACAGCATACCACTAGCCAAGCCAGCGCAGCACCTCTTGGACACGGGCATCCAGGGAACGGGGAATCCTCGACCGGCGCAAGCACTGCGACTATCCACCGACCCCAAGAGAACGGTGACCAATCTGACGCCATGAATTGA